A genomic region of Cotesia glomerata isolate CgM1 linkage group LG9, MPM_Cglom_v2.3, whole genome shotgun sequence contains the following coding sequences:
- the LOC123271472 gene encoding folylpolyglutamate synthase, mitochondrial-like, with product MNCLRLLIKFNKMVVRTSQNVSTDSYQSAIEALNNLQSNAAYLKNASRHTNTLKDTEKYLKRSGITIEDLKKLSIIHVAGTKGKGSTCAFTESILQNHGHKTGLYTSPHLVSVRERIRINGQPISEKLFSEEFWRLHTRLSSQKDHERDMPPYFRFLTILMFHVFLKASVDVALIEVGIGGLYDCTNIIPSAVCVGITRLDLDHTALLGDTISAIAAQKAGIFKKSVPAFSVAQPAEAAKVLRTRASAICCPLTFVPGTSSVFKSPPVLGIASDVQQANAALAVELARTWMNSRRGTIGYFDVGTVEQALKSCRWPGRTQILKTKFVDFYLDGAHTPESVKCCAEWFLKFRKPMEPSVLIFNSTGNRDSRNLLEILRNIGFFLAIFVPNFAGFASNEQENRLLPVNEQTKRCKINYDLWVALNNHGACAESVPARNNQRACAETVPARNSRSACAESVREALEVIKTEFPEQRAQVLVTGSLHLVGAALAILDPELTMKSDY from the exons ATGAACTGCCTTCGACTTCTTATCAAGTTTAATAAAATGGTCGTGAGAACGTCGCAGAATGTTAGTACGGACAGCTATCAg AGTGCAATTGAGGCGCTTAATAATCTTCAGTCCAATGCTGCCTACCTCAAGAATGCTTCCAGACACACTAATACTCTTAAAGACACCGAGAAATATCTTAAGAG atcCGGAATTACAATAGAAGACCTCAAAAAGCTGTCAATAATCCACGTGGCAGGAACAAAAGGCAAAGGATCAACATGCGCATTTACAGAATCAATCCTCCAGAACCACGGGCACAAAACTGGACTCTACACATCTCCACATTTAGTCTCAGTGCGCGAAAGAATCCGCATAAACGGTCAACCAATCTCCGAGAAATTATTCTCGGAAGAATTTTGGCGGCTGCATACTCGCCTTAGTTCCCAAAAAGACCACGAGAGGGACATGCCGCCGTACTTTCGGTTCCTTACAATTTTAATGTTCCACGTGTTCCTAAAAGCGTCGGTAGATGTCGCGTTAATCGAGGTGGGAATCGGGGGGCTCTACGACTGCACGAACATCATCCCCTCGGCAGTTTGTGTCGGAATAACAAGGTTAGACCTGGACCACACGGCGCTGCTTGGCGATACCATCAGCGCCATCGCAGCGCAAAAAGcgggaatttttaaaaagtccgTACCTGCATTTTCAGTTGCTCAGCCCGCGGAAGCAGCTAAGGTTCTTAGAACCAGAGCCAGCGCCATTTGTTGTCCGCTGACTTTCGTTCCAGGAACCTCGAGTGTCTTCAAGAGTCCGCCGGTTCTGGGAATCGCTTCGGATGTTCAGCAGGCGAACGCAGCGCTGGCAGTCGAGTTGGCAAGAACCTGGATGAACAGTCGGAGAGGAACAATCGGTTATTTTGATGTTGGAACAGTGGAACAGGCTCTTAAATCCTGCAGGTGGCCCGGAAGGACTCAAATTTTGAAGACCAAGTTCGTAGATTTTTACCTAGATGGCGCTCATACGCCAGAGAGCGTTAAATGTTGCGCAGAGTGGTTCCTAAAGTTCCGGAAACCGATGGAACCATCtgttcttatttttaattcaaccgGGAACCGAGATTCCAGGAACCTCCTTGAGATTTTGCGGAACATTGGCTTCTTCTTGGCAATTTTTGTTCCAAATTTTGCAGGATTTGCTTCTAATGAGCAAGAGAACCGCCTCCTGCCGGTAAATGAACAAACTAAGAggtgtaaaattaattacgacCTCTGGGTTGCACTGAACAATCACGGCGCATGCGCAGAATCTGTTCCTGCGCGGAACAACCAACGCGCATGCGCAGAAACTGTTCCAGCTCGGAACAGCCGTAGCGCATGCGCAGAATCTGTTCGCGAGGCACTGGAGGTTATTAAAACCGAGTTCCCGGAACAGAGGGCGCAAGTTCTTGTCACTGGCTCGCTACATCTTGTTGGAGCTGCTTTAGCGATTCTAGACCCGGAACTTACCATGAAGAGCGACTACTGA